The following are encoded together in the Phragmites australis chromosome 19, lpPhrAust1.1, whole genome shotgun sequence genome:
- the LOC133900556 gene encoding 2-alkenal reductase (NADP(+)-dependent)-like — protein sequence MAGGGEETTVVVRNKKVVLRRHVTGYPTEEDMEIVADTVRLSVPAGLTAVLVKNLYLSCDPWMRLRMTKHDDGASIPVPATDFVVGEVLVNYGVGKVIDSTYPGFNASDLVWGMSGWEEYTLVTHPESLIKINHPELPLSYYTGVLGMPGHTAYAGFVEVGRPKRGDSVFVSAASGAVGQVVGQLAKIAGCYVAGSAGSDEKVELLKSTFGFDDAFNYKSEKDLAAALQRCLPHGIDIYFDNVGGATLDAALLHMRHGGRVVACGMISQYNLEEPDGLRNLGCIISKAVRVEGFSVRGYLHGYARFEEEMAGYIRERKVAVVEDVVDGIERAPAALIGLFTGRNVGKQLVVLERE from the exons ATggctggcggcggcgaggagacgacagtggtggtgcggAACAAGAAGGTGGTGCTGAGGAGGCACGTGACCGGGTATCCCACGGAGGAGGACATGGAGATCGTGGCCGACACCGTTCGTCTGTCCGTGCCAGCGGGACTGACGGCCGTGCTGGTCAAGAATCTGTACCTGTCCTGCGACCCCTGGATGCGCCTTCGCATGACCAAGCACGACGACGGCGCCTCCATACCGGTACCGGCCACAGACTTTGTCGTCGGGGAG GTTTTGGTCAATTACGGAGTGGGAAAGGTGATCGACTCGACGTACCCGGGGTTCAACGCCAGCGACCTCGTCTGGGGGATGAGCGGATGGGAGGAGTACACCCTCGTCACCCACCCAGAGTCTCTGATAAAGATCAATCATCCCGAGCTGCCGCTCTCTTACTACACAGGTGTTCTTG GCATGCCAGGGCACACCGCGTATGctggctttgttgaggtcgggaGGCCAAAGAGAGGCGACTCGGTGTTCGTCTCGGCAGCGTCGGGTGCCGTCGGCCAGGTTGTCGGGCAGCTCGCCAAGATCGCCGGCTGCTACGTCGCAGGAAGCGCCGGCTCCGATGAGAAGGTCGAACTCTTGAAGAGCACGTTCGGTTTCGACGACGCGTTTAACTACAAGTCAGAGAAGGACCTCGCCGCCGCACTCCAGCGGTGCCTCCCGCACGGCATCGACATCTACTTCGACAATGTTGGCGGCGCGACTCTGGACGCGGCACTGCTGCACATGCGCCACGGTGGCAGAGTCGTCGCCTGCGGGATGATCTCGCAGTACAACCTGGAAGAGCCTGACGGCTTGCGCAATCTGGGCTGCATCATCTCCAAGGCTGTCCGGGTGGAAGGGTTCAGCGTCCGCGGCTACCTCCACGGGTATGCCAGGTTCGAAGAGGAGATGGCCGGATACATCAGGGAGAGGAAGGTGGCCGTCGTGGAGGACGTTGTCGACGGGATCGAGAGGGCGCCGGCGGCGCTCATCGGGCTGTTCACGGGGAGGAATGTTGGGAAACAGTTGGTGGTGCTCGAAAGGGAGTGA